The Salegentibacter sp. Hel_I_6 region TTTCTGAAGGCACCTGTTCGCCTTCATCGCCTTTTAAGAAGATACCGGCCTTGTCAAGAATATTTTTATAGGTAAAGATGGGGGCGTCAAATCTTAAGGCCAAAGCAATGGCATCGCTTGTACGCGCATCTATAATTTCTTCAATCTTATCGCGTTCGCAAATAAGACTGGAATAAAAAACGCCATCTACCAGTTTATGGATAATTACCTGTTTAACGGTAATTTCAAACCGATCTGCAAAATTTTTAAAAAGGTCGTGGGTTAACGGGCGTGGAGGTTTAATCTCTTTTTCCAGGGCAATCGCGATAGATTGCGCTTCAAAAGC contains the following coding sequences:
- a CDS encoding bifunctional nuclease family protein: MSLVRLNIKGISYSQTQNGAYALILSEVDGERKLPIVIGAFEAQSIAIALEKEIKPPRPLTHDLFKNFADRFEITVKQVIIHKLVDGVFYSSLICERDKIEEIIDARTSDAIALALRFDAPIFTYKNILDKAGIFLKGDEGEQVPSEKQEEEIISEELLPDDIDIKSDDTNYKKLSLDELKTLLSQAVNNEDYEKAARIRDEISKRK